From Humisphaera borealis, the proteins below share one genomic window:
- the dnaG gene encoding DNA primase, producing the protein MAATDIVQLIGRTVSLKKRGRDFVGLCPFHSEKTPSFHVNPARQFYYCYGCKAAGDAINFVKQRDRVEFMDALKSLAQDAGISIPKFGGRREDVSETAVVLEANSSATMFFENLLQDPARGKAAREYLQSRGITPETARTFRIGLAVEGWDTLLRGPLGQKFKPEQLHLAGLVKQRDPEKGPGFYDTFRNRLMFPIRDPNGRVIAFGGRVMPGSQDPAKYLNSPETPLFSKSRCVYGLDLARQRIVETQTAVVVEGYTDVVMAHQFGATNAVSILGTAMTEQHVQLLRRFAQRIVLLFDPDTAGELAVDRAVSLFLTQPVEIAIATFGEDLDPDEYLLKYGLEAWEKLIASAPEALTYKWKQLVKQFSADDGNLTGQQNAIAAYLDLIGQAKLAGPVDPIRWGLVLSQVGKLTGIPTEQLQKRLSSVKPATKRPVEASVPQPNMPAPMPSREPRRRGGVLSARDRAECWILGVILLEPGRWQRVQQVIGPEDFTDDRRRRLAEVYWSYQRDEGEPVFRELLTLLGDDSNGSQVASVRSHDLRELAIEVTDEVEGFAERQTDFESTLATAIDYLQQNRESHEKQKLISTLNRSTEENLGDDQQVDMLRKLQEQAKQSSAKRSMM; encoded by the coding sequence ATGGCGGCGACTGATATCGTTCAGCTCATCGGGCGGACGGTCTCGCTGAAGAAACGGGGACGCGATTTCGTCGGGCTCTGCCCGTTTCACTCTGAAAAGACGCCTTCCTTCCATGTGAATCCCGCCCGGCAGTTCTACTACTGCTACGGCTGTAAGGCCGCCGGCGACGCGATCAACTTCGTCAAGCAGCGCGACCGCGTCGAGTTCATGGACGCCCTCAAGTCCCTCGCCCAAGACGCAGGCATTTCCATTCCGAAGTTCGGCGGTCGCAGGGAAGACGTCAGCGAAACCGCCGTGGTACTGGAGGCCAACTCTTCGGCGACGATGTTCTTCGAGAACCTGCTGCAAGACCCGGCCCGTGGCAAGGCCGCCCGGGAGTACCTGCAGTCCCGAGGCATTACCCCGGAGACGGCCAGGACCTTCCGCATAGGCCTGGCCGTCGAAGGCTGGGACACTCTGCTTCGCGGCCCGCTCGGGCAGAAGTTCAAGCCCGAGCAGCTTCACCTGGCCGGCCTGGTCAAGCAGCGCGACCCTGAAAAGGGGCCGGGTTTCTACGACACGTTCCGCAATCGGCTGATGTTCCCGATTCGCGATCCCAACGGCCGGGTGATCGCGTTCGGCGGGCGCGTCATGCCGGGTTCGCAGGATCCTGCCAAGTATCTCAATAGCCCCGAAACGCCGCTCTTCAGCAAAAGCCGATGCGTCTATGGCCTCGATCTGGCCCGCCAGCGGATTGTCGAGACACAGACGGCGGTCGTCGTCGAAGGCTACACCGACGTCGTGATGGCTCATCAGTTCGGGGCGACCAACGCCGTGTCGATTCTCGGCACGGCGATGACCGAGCAGCACGTCCAACTGCTCCGGCGGTTCGCCCAGCGAATCGTTCTGCTGTTCGATCCCGATACCGCCGGGGAACTGGCGGTCGATCGCGCCGTCAGCCTGTTCCTGACGCAACCGGTCGAGATCGCGATCGCGACCTTCGGCGAAGACCTCGACCCCGACGAATACTTGCTGAAGTACGGGCTGGAGGCGTGGGAAAAGTTAATCGCCTCAGCGCCGGAAGCTTTGACGTACAAGTGGAAACAGTTGGTCAAACAGTTCTCGGCCGACGACGGGAACCTGACCGGGCAGCAAAACGCAATCGCGGCGTACCTCGATCTGATCGGCCAGGCGAAGCTCGCCGGGCCGGTCGATCCGATCCGCTGGGGCCTGGTGTTGTCGCAGGTCGGCAAATTGACCGGGATTCCGACAGAGCAATTGCAGAAGCGGTTGTCGTCTGTGAAGCCTGCAACGAAAAGGCCGGTGGAAGCGTCTGTACCGCAGCCTAACATGCCGGCACCCATGCCGAGCCGCGAACCGCGACGACGCGGGGGCGTATTATCGGCCCGGGATCGGGCCGAATGCTGGATCCTTGGCGTGATACTGCTGGAACCCGGGCGTTGGCAGCGGGTCCAACAGGTGATCGGGCCCGAGGATTTTACAGACGACCGACGCCGTCGACTTGCTGAGGTATACTGGAGTTATCAGCGAGACGAAGGCGAACCGGTATTCCGGGAACTGCTGACGCTGCTGGGTGACGATTCGAACGGCTCACAGGTTGCGAGTGTCCGTTCTCACGACCTTCGGGAACTTGCGATAGAGGTCACCGACGAAGTGGAAGGTTTTGCCGAGCGGCAGACCGATTTCGAATCGACACTCGCCACGGCGATCGACTATCTGCAGCAGAACCGGGAATCGCATGAGAAGCAGAAGCTGATTTCCACGCTCAACCGGAGCACCGAGGAAAACCTCGGAGACGATCAACAGGTCGATATGCTTAGGAAACTACAGGAACAGGCCAAGCAAAGCAGCGCCAAGCGGTCTATGATGTAA